In Holophagales bacterium, one DNA window encodes the following:
- a CDS encoding protein kinase, with translation MGHYTVLELLGQGGMGQVYVARDERLGRKVALKVLPPELATAPERLERFRREARSVAALHHPNIVTIHSVEEVDGLHFLTLELVRGRPLDRLIAPGGLGPERLVSIAVPLAEALAAAHAQGIIHRDLKPSNVMLTDEGQVKILDFGLAKAASGESRDGSRLATAGESMTQTGMVLGTLPYMSPEQLEGQPVDHRTDLFSLGVLLFELAVGKRPFGGDSLGAQIASILRDTPDLEREELPRPLRAILGRCLAKSVDERYASASEVAAALRGWGAAIGVRASTRAVEREPPIATARQATSRRWRLAVVAVAIAGIGLAGWRGWRAWQERSSAPAISPAGVLAIEPFANLTGNPAKEYLASGLRAGVLRRLSELAGLGVLDPATVPPGPEPQRTLASARQFGATALLSGEMQSAAPKVRIDLRLTDTALGKVLWSESFEAAGEELVDLEGKMARRVAEILAVPLSSRERNRTSRQPTRSLPAYDYFLRGLQQSRLPHDAPATDKAIEMFRQALRIDSSLALAEVGLSEMLWRRSVRQGRNPGDLQAAEAAARRALELDPELPDARVALARVLRSSGDVESSSARMDEVLSKHPKPALAQRELAAGWLEVDHVVEAERCLRGAIASGGSDWVSWQELGALLARLGRDVEAEEAFRQAIDRAPAAVTRPRAALIALLVRQGRCDEALLVGGSIAAPLEDDALAADLGAAYLGSRRPDRQEQAERAYRRAVELAPGDAAHWQRLGDLLLEVGREAEARADHARALEVVEARLADRPRDPELSAWRVELAAKAGRCDLALEQAARRRREEPRTARDFHRLGRGYALCGKANDALAVLREAVNLGLPPEMLSQERELSSLRERAELRRLTAASPLPR, from the coding sequence GTGGGCCACTACACCGTGCTGGAGCTGTTGGGCCAGGGCGGGATGGGTCAGGTGTACGTGGCGCGTGACGAGCGACTGGGTCGGAAGGTGGCGCTGAAGGTGTTGCCGCCGGAGCTGGCGACGGCACCGGAGCGGCTCGAGCGGTTTCGTCGCGAGGCGCGCTCGGTGGCGGCGCTGCACCATCCGAACATCGTGACGATCCACTCGGTGGAGGAGGTGGACGGCCTCCACTTCCTGACGCTGGAGCTGGTGCGCGGGCGTCCGCTCGATCGGCTGATCGCGCCGGGCGGGCTGGGTCCGGAGCGTCTGGTGTCGATCGCCGTGCCGTTGGCCGAGGCGCTGGCGGCGGCGCACGCACAGGGGATCATCCACCGCGACCTGAAGCCGAGCAACGTGATGCTGACCGACGAGGGTCAGGTGAAGATCCTCGACTTCGGCCTGGCGAAGGCGGCGAGCGGCGAGTCGCGGGACGGGTCGCGTCTGGCGACGGCGGGCGAGTCGATGACGCAGACGGGGATGGTGCTGGGGACGCTGCCGTACATGTCTCCGGAGCAGCTCGAGGGGCAGCCGGTGGACCACCGGACGGACCTGTTCTCGCTCGGCGTGCTGCTGTTCGAGCTGGCGGTGGGGAAGCGGCCGTTCGGCGGCGACAGCCTGGGGGCGCAGATCGCCTCGATCCTGCGGGACACGCCGGATCTCGAGCGCGAGGAGCTGCCGCGCCCGCTGCGCGCGATCCTCGGGCGTTGCCTGGCCAAGTCGGTGGACGAGCGCTACGCCAGCGCCTCGGAGGTGGCGGCGGCGCTCCGCGGTTGGGGAGCAGCGATCGGCGTTCGTGCCTCGACGAGAGCGGTCGAGCGCGAGCCACCGATCGCCACCGCCCGGCAGGCGACGAGCCGTCGGTGGCGCCTCGCGGTCGTCGCTGTGGCGATCGCCGGGATCGGCCTGGCCGGCTGGCGGGGCTGGAGAGCATGGCAGGAGCGGTCGTCGGCACCGGCGATCTCCCCGGCCGGGGTCCTGGCGATCGAGCCGTTTGCCAATCTCACCGGAAATCCTGCCAAGGAGTACCTGGCGAGCGGCCTGCGAGCCGGCGTCCTCCGCAGGTTGTCGGAGCTCGCCGGCCTCGGGGTGCTCGATCCGGCGACCGTGCCGCCCGGGCCCGAGCCGCAGCGGACGCTCGCGAGCGCTCGCCAATTCGGCGCGACGGCGCTTCTCTCCGGCGAGATGCAGAGCGCGGCGCCGAAGGTGCGGATCGATCTCCGGCTGACCGACACGGCGCTCGGCAAGGTCCTCTGGTCCGAGAGCTTCGAGGCCGCCGGGGAGGAGCTGGTCGACCTCGAGGGCAAGATGGCCCGTCGAGTCGCGGAGATCCTGGCGGTGCCGCTCTCGTCGCGCGAGCGCAACCGGACGTCGCGGCAGCCGACGCGGTCACTCCCGGCCTACGACTACTTCCTGCGCGGTCTGCAGCAATCCCGACTGCCCCACGACGCGCCGGCGACCGACAAGGCGATCGAGATGTTCCGTCAGGCTTTGCGCATCGACTCGTCGTTGGCGCTCGCCGAGGTCGGCCTGTCGGAGATGCTCTGGCGCCGATCCGTCCGGCAGGGGCGTAATCCGGGCGACCTCCAGGCGGCCGAAGCGGCTGCGCGCCGGGCGCTCGAGCTGGATCCCGAGCTCCCGGATGCCCGGGTGGCCCTGGCGCGCGTGCTGCGGTCGAGTGGGGACGTCGAGAGCTCGAGCGCCCGGATGGACGAGGTGCTGTCGAAGCACCCGAAGCCTGCGCTGGCGCAACGCGAGCTGGCGGCCGGATGGCTCGAGGTCGACCACGTCGTCGAAGCGGAGCGCTGCTTGCGAGGCGCGATCGCCAGCGGCGGGAGCGACTGGGTGAGCTGGCAGGAGCTCGGCGCGCTCCTCGCCCGGCTGGGGCGGGACGTCGAAGCGGAAGAGGCCTTTCGCCAGGCGATCGACCGAGCTCCGGCCGCCGTGACCCGGCCGAGAGCGGCACTGATCGCCCTGCTCGTCCGCCAGGGGCGATGCGACGAGGCGCTCCTCGTCGGCGGGTCGATCGCCGCACCGCTCGAGGACGACGCCCTGGCTGCCGACCTCGGCGCGGCCTATCTCGGTTCGCGGCGCCCCGATCGGCAGGAACAGGCGGAGAGGGCCTATCGGCGAGCGGTGGAGCTCGCTCCGGGCGACGCTGCGCACTGGCAACGCCTGGGCGACCTGTTGCTGGAGGTTGGACGCGAGGCCGAGGCTCGCGCCGATCATGCTCGAGCCCTCGAGGTGGTGGAGGCTCGCCTTGCCGACCGGCCACGCGATCCCGAGCTGTCGGCCTGGCGCGTCGAGCTCGCGGCGAAGGCCGGGCGCTGCGACCTGGCGCTCGAGCAGGCAGCGCGCCGGCGACGCGAAGAACCGCGCACGGCGCGAGACTTCCACCGCCTCGGCCGCGGTTATGCGCTGTGCGGCAAGGCAAACGACGCCCTCGCGGTCCTGCGCGAGGCGGTGAATCTCGGCCTGCCCCCCGAGATGCTGTCGCAGGAAAGAGAGCTCTCCAGCCTGCGCGAGCGCGCCGAGCTCCGCCGGCTGACGGCTGCGAGCCCGCTCCCGCGCTGA
- a CDS encoding protein kinase, translating into MSELIGHRLGHYAVVELLGQGGMGQVYAAQDEQLGRSVALKVLPPELAMSPERLERFRREARAVAALHHPSIVTIHSVEEVDGLHFLTLELVRGRPLDRVIPPGGLPPERLLSIAVPLAEALAAAHAQGIIHRDLKPSNVMLTDEGQVKILDFGLAKALAGELGDDLPSASSGDSMTATGRLVGTLPYMSPEQLEGRAVDHRTDLFSFGVLLFELAVGRRPFRGDSVGAQVASILRDEPDLDRAELPRSLRDILRRCLAKSAEARYADASAVVTALRQWGAEIAVREPSARGENEPGPGKPGHARKALFRVGVGVAGLALAALVGWQAWRVGPGRAPSPVATGVSVLAIQPFANLTGNPARAGLAGTLRSALQTRLSEFTGLQVLDPGAMPTGGDPQETLEVARRLGATALLSGEMQSAAPKVRIDLRLTDTALGMILWSGSFETAGEELGELESDMTRQVSEILAVPLSQRERERMARQLTRSLQAYDDFLRGFRQSRAPSDPQAIPKAIEMYRQALRVDPEFALAQVGLSDMLYRSYAEGRRKKGDLEEAEASARRALELDPDLPGAQVALARVLRSKGDVQGSIALLQESLSHHPKPDVVQRELSTSWVEAGNLVEAERCLRAAVAIGGSDWANWNWLGSFLFRVGRYPEAERAFRQGAACAPGQMSLPAKNLIATLSQQGRFEDALVAFQQIKAPIEDATTAGNIGTAYFFSNRGDKWEKAEHYFRRATELAPENDGVWMNLGDLLVEVGRRSEAQAAYGKALEQVEAALAGAPTDHGLRVLRVEYAAKAGRCGVALEQAVEARKASRPMAEELHILGIGYALCGRSKDAIEMLRQAVALGFSAEIVRRESELASLRELAEFS; encoded by the coding sequence GTGTCGGAGCTGATCGGGCATCGACTGGGCCACTACGCCGTGGTGGAGCTGTTGGGCCAGGGCGGGATGGGTCAGGTGTACGCGGCGCAGGACGAGCAGCTCGGTCGGAGCGTGGCGCTGAAGGTGCTGCCGCCGGAGCTGGCGATGTCGCCGGAGCGGTTGGAGCGTTTCCGCCGCGAGGCGCGTGCCGTGGCGGCGCTGCACCATCCGAGCATCGTGACGATCCACTCGGTGGAGGAGGTGGACGGCCTCCACTTCCTGACGCTCGAGCTGGTGCGGGGGCGTCCCCTCGACCGGGTGATCCCGCCGGGCGGATTGCCGCCGGAGCGCCTGCTGTCGATCGCCGTGCCGCTGGCCGAGGCGCTGGCGGCGGCGCACGCGCAGGGGATCATCCACCGCGACCTGAAGCCGAGCAACGTGATGCTGACCGACGAGGGTCAGGTCAAGATCCTCGACTTCGGTCTGGCCAAGGCGCTCGCCGGGGAGTTGGGCGACGACCTGCCGTCGGCGAGCTCTGGCGATTCGATGACGGCGACCGGACGGCTGGTGGGGACGCTGCCGTACATGTCTCCGGAGCAGCTCGAGGGCCGGGCGGTGGACCACCGGACGGACCTGTTCTCGTTCGGGGTGCTGCTGTTCGAGCTGGCGGTGGGGAGGCGTCCGTTCCGGGGCGACAGCGTCGGGGCACAGGTCGCCTCGATCCTGCGGGACGAGCCGGACCTCGACCGTGCCGAGCTGCCGCGCTCGCTGCGGGACATTCTCCGTCGCTGTCTCGCCAAGTCGGCAGAGGCACGCTACGCCGACGCGTCGGCAGTGGTCACGGCGCTGCGTCAGTGGGGCGCAGAGATCGCGGTGCGCGAGCCCTCGGCGCGCGGGGAAAACGAGCCGGGGCCTGGCAAGCCTGGGCACGCACGCAAGGCGCTCTTCCGCGTCGGCGTCGGCGTCGCGGGCCTCGCTCTCGCCGCGCTCGTCGGCTGGCAGGCTTGGCGCGTCGGACCGGGCCGCGCGCCGTCGCCGGTGGCCACCGGCGTCAGCGTGCTGGCGATCCAGCCGTTCGCCAATCTCACGGGGAATCCGGCGCGAGCGGGACTCGCTGGAACGTTGCGCTCTGCGCTCCAGACGCGGCTCTCGGAGTTCACCGGGCTGCAGGTGCTCGACCCCGGGGCGATGCCGACGGGCGGTGACCCACAGGAGACGCTCGAGGTGGCACGCCGGCTGGGAGCCACCGCTCTGCTCTCCGGCGAGATGCAGAGCGCGGCACCGAAGGTGCGGATCGATCTCCGGCTGACCGACACCGCGCTGGGGATGATCCTCTGGTCCGGGAGCTTCGAGACCGCAGGCGAAGAGCTCGGCGAGCTCGAGAGCGACATGACGCGTCAGGTTTCGGAGATCCTGGCCGTGCCGCTCTCGCAGCGCGAGCGCGAGCGGATGGCGCGGCAGTTGACGCGGTCGCTGCAGGCGTACGACGACTTCCTCCGGGGCTTCCGGCAGTCGCGTGCGCCGAGCGACCCGCAGGCGATCCCCAAGGCGATCGAGATGTACCGTCAGGCGCTGCGAGTCGATCCGGAGTTCGCGCTGGCGCAGGTCGGGCTCTCGGACATGCTCTATCGGAGCTATGCCGAAGGCCGCCGGAAAAAGGGCGATCTCGAAGAGGCGGAAGCGTCCGCGCGGCGGGCGCTCGAGCTCGACCCGGATCTGCCGGGTGCCCAGGTCGCCTTGGCGCGCGTGCTGCGGTCGAAGGGCGACGTCCAGGGCTCGATCGCGCTCCTGCAGGAATCCTTGTCACATCACCCGAAGCCCGACGTCGTCCAGCGCGAGCTCTCGACGAGCTGGGTGGAGGCCGGCAATCTGGTCGAGGCGGAGCGCTGCCTGCGAGCTGCGGTCGCCATCGGCGGGAGCGATTGGGCGAACTGGAACTGGCTCGGGAGCTTCTTGTTCAGGGTCGGGCGATACCCCGAGGCCGAGCGAGCGTTTCGCCAGGGCGCCGCCTGTGCGCCGGGTCAGATGTCGCTGCCGGCGAAGAACCTGATCGCAACACTCAGCCAACAGGGACGCTTCGAAGATGCTCTCGTCGCCTTTCAACAGATCAAAGCCCCAATCGAGGATGCGACGACCGCGGGAAACATCGGTACGGCATACTTCTTCTCGAATCGCGGTGACAAGTGGGAGAAGGCTGAGCACTACTTCCGCCGCGCGACCGAGCTCGCTCCGGAGAATGATGGTGTCTGGATGAATCTCGGCGACCTCCTCGTCGAGGTCGGTCGGCGATCGGAGGCCCAGGCGGCTTATGGAAAGGCGCTCGAGCAGGTGGAGGCCGCGCTGGCGGGAGCCCCGACCGATCACGGGCTACGAGTCCTTCGCGTCGAGTACGCGGCGAAGGCCGGGCGATGTGGGGTCGCACTCGAACAGGCCGTCGAGGCACGTAAGGCGTCCCGTCCGATGGCGGAGGAGCTCCACATCCTCGGGATCGGTTATGCGCTTTGCGGCCGATCCAAAGATGCGATCGAGATGCTGAGGCAAGCTGTGGCTCTGGGTTTCTCCGCGGAGATCGTGCGCCGCGAGTCGGAGTTGGCAAGCCTTCGGGAGCTCGCCGAGTTTTCGTGA
- a CDS encoding protein kinase has protein sequence MADELGERVSDLIGRRVGHYTVLELLGQGGMGQVYVARDERLGRKVALKVLPPELATAPERLERFRREARSVAALHHPNIVTIHSVEEVDGLHFLTLELVRGRPLDRLIAPGGLGPERLVSIAVPLAEALAAAHAQGIIHRDLKPSNVMLTDEGQVKILDFGLAKAASGESRDGSRLATAGESMTQTGMVLGTLPYMSPEQLEGQPVDHRTDLFSLGVLLFELAVGKRPFGGDSLGAQIASILRDTPDLEREELPRPLRAILGRCLAKSVDERYASASEVAAALRGWGDQLGARGLAKAEKPGKAERVRPKLRLPTRSLLRAGVVVAALAAIAGLGWGGWQGWRAWQERGESPSASGVSVLAIQPFANLTGNPAKDYLAKGLRSGLLTRLSEFTGVQVLDQGTMPTGGDPQETLEAARRLGATALLSGEMQSAAPKVRIDLRLTDTALGMILWSGSFETEGEELGELESDMTRQVSEILAVPLSQRERERMARQLTRSLQAYDYFLRGFRQSRAPNDPKAIPKAIEMYRQSLRVDPAFALAQVGLSDMLYRSYAEGGRKKGDLEEAEASARRALELDPDLPGAQVALARVLRSKGDVQGSIALLQESLSHHPKPDVVQRELSASWVQAGNLVEAERCLRAAVAIGGSDWANWNWLGNLLSRIGRYAEAEEAFRQGVARAPGQVTLPHINLIAMYSQQGRFDQAIAAFEALDSPVEDATLAGNIGTAYFFSNRKDKWVKAEGLFRRAIELDSESYNNWTNLGDLLLEVGREREARAAYSNALARIDAGLVGSPRDIDLRVNRVLIAAKANRCDLAIDEATRIGREVPPAAQELHSLAIGYALCAHPTEALDVLRKAVDLGFSRDIVRQESELSSLRGFPEFRELVASDSLRARSGS, from the coding sequence GTGGCTGACGAGCTGGGGGAACGGGTGTCGGATCTGATCGGTCGTCGAGTGGGCCACTACACCGTGCTGGAGCTGTTGGGCCAGGGCGGGATGGGTCAGGTGTACGTGGCGCGTGACGAGCGACTGGGTCGGAAGGTGGCGCTGAAGGTGTTGCCGCCGGAGCTGGCGACGGCACCGGAGCGGCTCGAGCGGTTTCGTCGCGAGGCGCGCTCGGTGGCGGCGCTGCACCATCCGAACATCGTGACGATCCACTCGGTGGAGGAGGTGGACGGCCTCCACTTCCTGACGCTGGAGCTGGTGCGCGGGCGTCCGCTCGATCGGCTGATCGCGCCGGGCGGGCTGGGTCCGGAGCGTCTGGTGTCGATCGCCGTGCCCTTGGCCGAGGCGCTGGCGGCGGCGCACGCACAGGGGATCATCCACCGCGACCTGAAGCCGAGCAACGTGATGCTGACCGACGAGGGTCAGGTGAAGATCCTCGACTTCGGTCTGGCGAAAGCGGCGAGCGGCGAGTCGCGGGACGGGTCGCGTCTGGCGACGGCGGGCGAGTCGATGACGCAGACGGGGATGGTGCTGGGGACGCTGCCGTACATGTCTCCGGAGCAGCTCGAGGGGCAGCCGGTGGACCACCGGACGGACCTGTTCTCGCTCGGCGTGCTGCTGTTCGAGCTGGCGGTGGGGAAGCGGCCGTTCGGCGGCGACAGCCTGGGGGCGCAGATCGCCTCGATCCTGCGGGACACGCCGGATCTCGAGCGCGAGGAGCTGCCGCGCCCGCTGCGCGCGATCCTCGGGCGTTGCCTGGCCAAGTCGGTGGACGAGCGCTACGCCAGCGCCTCGGAGGTGGCGGCGGCGCTCCGCGGTTGGGGCGACCAGCTCGGCGCACGCGGGCTGGCGAAGGCCGAGAAACCCGGCAAGGCCGAGAGGGTTCGCCCGAAGCTGCGGCTCCCGACGCGGAGTCTCCTGCGTGCGGGAGTCGTGGTGGCTGCGCTAGCCGCGATTGCCGGGCTCGGTTGGGGGGGCTGGCAGGGTTGGCGCGCCTGGCAGGAACGCGGCGAGTCGCCCTCCGCCTCCGGGGTGAGTGTGCTGGCGATCCAGCCGTTCGCCAACCTCACCGGGAACCCCGCCAAGGACTATCTCGCCAAGGGCTTGCGCTCCGGCCTGCTGACGCGGCTCTCGGAGTTCACCGGGGTCCAGGTGCTCGACCAGGGGACGATGCCGACGGGTGGCGACCCGCAGGAGACGCTCGAGGCGGCACGCCGGCTGGGAGCCACCGCCCTGCTCTCCGGCGAGATGCAGAGCGCGGCGCCGAAGGTGCGGATCGATCTCCGGCTGACCGACACGGCGCTGGGGATGATCCTCTGGTCCGGGAGCTTCGAGACCGAAGGCGAAGAGCTCGGCGAGCTCGAGAGCGACATGACGCGTCAGGTCTCGGAGATCCTGGCCGTGCCGCTCTCGCAGCGCGAGCGCGAGCGGATGGCGCGGCAGTTGACGCGATCGCTGCAGGCCTACGACTACTTCCTCCGGGGCTTCCGGCAGTCGCGTGCGCCGAACGACCCGAAGGCGATCCCCAAGGCGATCGAGATGTACCGCCAGTCGCTGCGGGTCGATCCGGCGTTTGCGCTGGCGCAGGTCGGGCTCTCGGACATGCTCTATCGGAGCTATGCCGAAGGCGGCCGGAAGAAGGGTGATCTCGAAGAGGCGGAAGCGTCTGCGCGGCGCGCGCTCGAGCTCGATCCGGATCTGCCGGGTGCCCAGGTCGCCCTGGCGCGCGTGCTGCGGTCGAAGGGCGACGTCCAGGGCTCGATCGCGCTCCTCCAGGAGTCGCTGTCGCACCACCCGAAGCCCGACGTCGTCCAGCGCGAGCTCTCGGCGAGCTGGGTGCAAGCCGGCAATCTGGTCGAGGCGGAGCGCTGCCTGCGAGCTGCGGTCGCCATCGGCGGGAGCGACTGGGCGAACTGGAACTGGCTCGGGAACCTCCTGTCACGGATCGGGCGTTACGCCGAGGCTGAGGAGGCGTTTCGACAGGGAGTTGCGCGGGCTCCAGGCCAGGTCACCCTGCCGCACATCAACCTAATCGCGATGTACTCCCAACAGGGTCGGTTTGATCAGGCCATCGCTGCATTCGAAGCGCTTGACTCGCCCGTGGAGGATGCGACGCTTGCGGGGAACATCGGAACTGCGTACTTCTTTTCCAACCGAAAAGACAAATGGGTGAAAGCAGAGGGGCTCTTTCGGCGAGCCATTGAGCTGGACTCTGAAAGCTACAACAACTGGACCAACCTCGGCGATCTGCTGCTCGAAGTAGGAAGAGAGCGAGAAGCTCGAGCTGCGTACTCAAATGCCCTGGCGCGAATTGACGCAGGGCTGGTTGGCTCACCTCGCGACATCGACCTGAGAGTCAATCGGGTCTTGATCGCAGCCAAGGCCAACCGCTGTGATCTCGCGATTGACGAAGCGACGAGGATTGGACGGGAGGTTCCTCCTGCCGCCCAGGAACTACACAGCCTAGCGATCGGATACGCCCTCTGCGCTCACCCCACGGAAGCGCTGGATGTCCTTCGCAAAGCCGTAGATCTGGGCTTTTCGCGGGACATCGTTCGTCAAGAGAGCGAGCTTTCCAGCCTTCGCGGCTTCCCTGAGTTCCGAGAGCTAGTAGCTTCTGATTCGCTGAGAGCTCGAAGTGGAAGCTAG